The following are encoded in a window of Nocardia sp. BMG111209 genomic DNA:
- a CDS encoding glutathione peroxidase: MTIREIPVRTLSDDPTTLADLVGDQALLVVNVASRCGLTPQYTGLVELQQTYGPRGFSVVGVPCNQFMGQEPGTAAEIQEFCSTTYGVDFPLLAKVDVNGDARHPLYQELVQTSDAEGVAGDIQWNFEKFVVDRDGKVVGRFRPRTEPQDPAVIAAIESVL, from the coding sequence GTGACCATTCGTGAGATCCCGGTTCGCACCCTGTCCGACGACCCCACCACCCTCGCCGACCTGGTCGGCGACCAGGCGCTGCTGGTGGTGAACGTGGCCTCCCGCTGCGGCCTCACCCCGCAGTACACCGGCCTGGTGGAATTGCAGCAGACCTACGGCCCGCGCGGATTCTCCGTCGTCGGCGTGCCCTGCAACCAATTCATGGGCCAGGAACCCGGCACCGCCGCGGAAATCCAGGAATTCTGCTCGACCACCTACGGCGTGGATTTCCCGCTGCTGGCGAAGGTCGACGTCAACGGCGACGCGCGCCATCCGCTGTATCAGGAATTGGTACAGACTTCGGATGCCGAGGGCGTCGCGGGCGATATCCAGTGGAATTTCGAGAAGTTCGTCGTCGATCGTGACGGCAAGGTGGTGGGCCGTTTCCGCCCGCGCACCGAGCCGCAGGATCCGGCGGTGATCGCCGCGATCGAATCGGTGCTCTGA